In Caldalkalibacillus salinus, the following proteins share a genomic window:
- a CDS encoding C40 family peptidase, with protein sequence MVMTLVGCGNDLGQGQRNQDPSIQQQNQQGRGQGQQGQGGQGQGQQGQQGRGQGQGQQDQQGKGGQGQGQKGRGQGQDENEQQVEGNNDLDQLDVVIDDSAAEEVESLTKNNLRYVSFESVLDTLNFEVRRRENDVVAGYTDIIYRVEKNSNQAEAEGEAVILPEPVFNHQGLTFISVTSLQALMGDEYDISEAENQLVITTLSEDEFGFPGNEDFSDVLENEEEDEPVLSRSDANDVVRTAYKYRGKPYDFGAKTGNTSEFDCSSLTQYAFGANGIYIPRTSRQQAKQGRYVPVSELKRGDLVFFNWPGRYSSDNIVGHVGIYVGKGYIIHATPNRGVHVLNAAKSSYWRKTYLGAKRISS encoded by the coding sequence AGGACAAGGTGGCCAAGGCCAAGGTCAACAAGGCCAACAGGGACGTGGTCAAGGACAAGGCCAGCAAGACCAACAAGGGAAAGGCGGTCAAGGGCAAGGTCAGAAAGGACGCGGCCAAGGCCAGGATGAGAACGAACAACAGGTTGAAGGTAATAATGATTTGGATCAGTTAGATGTTGTCATTGATGATTCAGCAGCTGAGGAAGTAGAGTCATTGACAAAAAATAATCTAAGATATGTATCATTTGAGTCAGTACTCGATACTTTAAATTTTGAAGTGCGTCGACGCGAGAATGACGTTGTTGCCGGTTACACCGATATTATTTACAGAGTAGAGAAAAATTCAAATCAAGCCGAAGCTGAAGGGGAGGCCGTGATACTACCGGAACCCGTCTTTAACCACCAAGGGCTAACCTTCATTTCTGTGACTTCCTTACAAGCACTCATGGGCGATGAGTATGACATAAGTGAAGCAGAGAACCAATTGGTCATTACGACATTATCGGAAGATGAATTCGGGTTTCCAGGAAACGAGGATTTTAGTGACGTATTAGAAAATGAAGAGGAAGATGAACCCGTACTGTCTCGCTCAGACGCGAACGATGTTGTCAGAACGGCGTACAAGTATCGTGGAAAGCCTTATGATTTTGGTGCAAAAACAGGCAATACATCCGAATTTGATTGTTCTTCCTTAACCCAATACGCCTTTGGGGCCAACGGGATTTACATTCCTCGAACTTCGAGACAACAAGCCAAACAAGGTCGATATGTCCCAGTCTCAGAATTAAAAAGAGGGGACCTTGTGTTCTTTAACTGGCCAGGAAGATATAGCAGTGACAATATAGTCGGACATGTAGGTATCTACGTGGGGAAAGGATACATCATCCATGCCACCCCTAACCGTGGTGTTCATGTACTCAATGCAGCCAAATCAAGTTATTGGAGAAAGACGTACCTTGGAGCAAAAAGAATTAGTTCTTAG